In a single window of the Coleofasciculaceae cyanobacterium genome:
- a CDS encoding type II toxin-antitoxin system HicA family toxin, with translation MPKKVRELIKDLKKAGFSEMVGGKGSHRKFTHVNYPGAVTISGKLGNDAKTYQEKQVKQAIEIVKS, from the coding sequence ATGCCCAAGAAAGTTAGAGAGTTAATTAAAGATTTGAAAAAAGCTGGTTTTTCTGAGATGGTGGGTGGAAAAGGCTCACATCGAAAATTTACTCATGTTAACTATCCTGGTGCTGTAACTATCAGTGGTAAATTAGGAAATGATGCTAAAACATATCAAGAAAAGCAAGTTAAACAAGCGATAGAGATAGTTAAATCATGA